The following proteins come from a genomic window of Elgaria multicarinata webbii isolate HBS135686 ecotype San Diego chromosome 10, rElgMul1.1.pri, whole genome shotgun sequence:
- the CNOT7 gene encoding CCR4-NOT transcription complex subunit 7, with product MPAATVDHSQRICEVWACNLDEEMKKIRQVIRKFNYVAMDTEFPGVVARPIGEFRSNADYQYQLLRCNVDLLKIIQLGLTFMNEQGEYPPGTSTWQFNFKFNLTEDMYAQDSIELLTTSGIQFKKHEEEGIETQYFAELLMTSGVVLCEGVKWLSFHSGYDFGYLIKILTNSNLPEEELDFFEILRLFFPVIYDVKYLMKSCKNLKGGLQEVAEQLELERIGPQHQAGSDSLLTGMAFFKMREMFFEDHIDDAKYCGHLYGLGSGSSYVQNGTGNAYEEEANKQS from the exons ATGCCAGCAGCTACAGTAGATCACAGCCAAAGAATTTGTGAAGTTTGGGCTTGCAACCTGGATGAAGAGATGAAGAAAATTCGTCAAGTTATACGAAAGTTTAACTATGTTGCCATG GACACAGAGTTTCCAGGTGTAGTTGCACGGCCTATTGGAGAGTTCAGAAGCAACGCAGACTATCAGTACCAATTACTCCGCTGTAATGTAGACTTACTAAAGATAATTCAATTAGGGCTGACATTTATGAACGAGCAAGGCGAATACCCTCCGGGAACTTCAACAtggcaatttaattttaaatttaatttaac AGAGGACATGTATGCCCAGGATTCTATAGAGCTActaacaacatctggaatccAGTTCAAAAAACATGAGGAAGAAGGAATTGAGACTCAGTACTTTGCTGAACTTCTTATGACGTCGGGCGTAGTGCTATGTGAAGGAGTCAAGTGGCTTTCATTCCATAG TGGCTATGACTTTGGATATCTGATCAAGATCTTGACGAATTCCAATTTACCCGAAGAAGAACTGGACTTCTTTGAGATACTGAGATTGTTTTTCCCAGTCATTTATGATGTGAAGTACCTTATGAAGAGTTGCAAAAATCTCAAG GGTGGCTTGCAAGAAGTTGCCGAGCAATTAGAGTTAGAGAGGATAGGTCCACAGCATCAGGCAGGATCTGATTCTCTACTAACTGGCATGGCCTTCTTCAAAATGAGAGAG ATGTTCTTTGAAGATCACATTGACGATGCCAAGTACTGTGGTCACTTGTATGGTCTTGGTTCTGGTTCATCTTATGTACAGAATGGAACAGGAAATGCATATGAAGAAGAAGCCAACAAGCAATCATGA
- the VPS37A gene encoding vacuolar protein sorting-associated protein 37A has protein sequence MNWLFPLSKGGSGGGAAASSSSSSSGGGAALPAALNSLQQQKQRQIESLRSAHAAIAEIQKDVEYRLPFTVNNLTININILLPPQFPQEKPIISVFPPIRHHLMDNHGMYVTCPLISSFTMHSDLGKIVQSILDEFWKNPPVLAPRSTSFPYLYSKPAGIPSYAQNFPFLSPYLPQETNRSVASVPLAESASSSYSIDRPAAPSFGMITDLPLPVPTAETLPQGSQNGFSYKMPDVPDAFTELSELSISQLTDMNEQEDILLEQFVNLPQLKQVINDKDDLVKSIEALAKKNLLLEPSLETKRQAVLDKYEQLTQLKATFEKKMQRQHELSESCSASALQARLKVAAHEAEEESDTIAEDFLEGKTEIDDFLSSFMEKRTVCHCRRAKEEKLQQAIAMRSQFHAPL, from the exons ATGAACTGGCTCTTCCCGCTCTCCAAAGGGGGCAGCGGTGGCggggccgccgcctcctcctcctcgtcgtctTCGGGCGGCGGAGCTGCGCTGCCTGCCGCCCTCAACAGCctccagcagcagaagcagcgacAGATCGAGTCCCTGCGCAGCGCCCATGCCGC TATCGCTGAAATACAAAAAGACGTGGAATATCGATTGCCATTCACTGTAAACAATCTGACAATTAATATTAATAT CTTGCTTCCTCCTCAGTTTCCTCAGGAAAAACCAATCATCAGTGTTTTCCCTCCAATAAGACATCATTTAATGGACAACCATGGAATGTATGTGACCTGCCCATTAATAAGCAGT TTCACAATGCACTCAGACCTTGGGAAAATTGTTCAAAGTATACTTGATGAGTTTTGGAAGAATCCTCCAGTTTTGGCTCCCAGATCAACATCATTTCCATA CCTTTACAGCAAACCGGCTGGAATTCCTTCCTACGCTCAGaactttccatttctttctccaTATCTGCCACAAGAAACAAATAGGTCTGTAGCATCTGTGCCACTTGCAGAATCTGCTTCTTCAAGTTATAGTATAGACCGACCTGCTGCTCCTTCCTTTGGCATGATAACAGATCTGCCATTACCTGTTCCAACAGCAGAAACGTTACCACAG GGGAGTCAAAATGGATTCAGTTACAAAATGCCTGATGTTCCTGATGCATTTACAGAACTATCAGAACTtag CATATCACAGCTGACAGACATGAATGAACAAGAAGACATACTGCTGGAACAGTTCGTTAATCTACCCCAGTTGAAGCAAGTCATTAATGATAAGGATGATTTAGTGAAAAGTATTGAAGCGCTAGCAA AAAAAAATCTATTATTGGAACCGAGCTTGGAGACAAAAAGACAAGCAGTGTTGGATAAA TATGAACAGCTTACCCAGTTGAAGGCAACATTTGAAAAGAAGATGCAAAGGCAGCATGAACTTAGTGAG AGTTGTAGCGCAAGCGCTCTTCAGGCAAGACTGAAAGTAGCTGCTCACGAAGCTGAAGAAGAGTCTGACACGATTGCAGAAGACTTTCTGGAAGGGAAAACCGAAATAGACGACTTCCTTAGTAGCTTCATGGAGAAAAGAACA GTTTGTCATTGTAGAAGAGCCAAAGAGGAAAAGCTTCAGCAGGCAATAGCAATGCGCAGCCAATTTCATGCTCCATTATAG